In Caproiciproducens sp. NJN-50, the following are encoded in one genomic region:
- a CDS encoding AEC family transporter, which translates to MSSLVFSFNTVAPVFLLVAIGWLARKVGLVGEHFVDEASKLNFRTGLPALLFLSIYQTEGPSLFNWKFIGFMTGGCMASALVLCLFVPKFIRDRKKASAFIHCVFKPNMIVLGFPLALMAFGKEHSAAISMLMPVLVPANNIAAVLILCALDPEERDRTDSLWRSVAGIVRNPIILAAAAAILLQQFQVPLPSFLLKLLSSLSDMATPFALITLGAQMTMKAALSDRGYVISATVLKVLVTPLVIVPIAYFFGFRGYELAAAFIVSASPSAVNSYMLAREMRSDEVLTGEIILGTTFCSMFVIFIGIYMLKAFAVIA; encoded by the coding sequence ATGTCAAGTTTAGTGTTCAGCTTTAATACGGTCGCACCCGTCTTCTTGCTGGTGGCGATCGGCTGGCTGGCCAGAAAAGTCGGGCTGGTCGGCGAGCATTTTGTCGATGAGGCGAGCAAACTCAATTTCAGAACGGGTTTGCCTGCTCTTTTATTCCTGAGCATTTATCAGACCGAGGGCCCTTCTCTTTTTAACTGGAAGTTTATCGGATTTATGACCGGAGGGTGTATGGCATCCGCCCTCGTCCTTTGCCTCTTTGTCCCAAAGTTTATCCGGGACAGGAAAAAAGCCTCCGCATTCATTCACTGCGTTTTTAAGCCGAATATGATCGTGCTCGGGTTTCCTTTGGCGCTGATGGCCTTTGGCAAGGAGCACTCCGCCGCGATATCAATGCTGATGCCCGTATTGGTTCCGGCGAATAACATCGCCGCCGTGCTGATTCTCTGCGCGCTGGACCCGGAAGAGCGGGACCGGACCGATTCGCTCTGGAGATCTGTGGCCGGCATTGTAAGAAATCCGATCATTCTGGCTGCTGCCGCCGCGATCCTTCTTCAGCAGTTTCAGGTTCCGCTGCCTTCTTTCCTTCTGAAGCTGCTGAGTTCCCTGTCCGATATGGCAACGCCGTTTGCCCTGATCACCCTGGGGGCCCAGATGACCATGAAGGCCGCCCTCTCGGACCGCGGATACGTGATATCCGCCACGGTTCTGAAGGTGCTGGTTACGCCGCTGGTGATCGTCCCGATTGCCTATTTTTTCGGATTCCGAGGCTATGAGCTGGCGGCGGCTTTTATCGTGTCCGCCTCGCCCAGTGCCGTCAACAGTTACATGCTGGCCCGTGAGATGCGCTCCGACGAGGTGCTGACGGGAGAGATTATTCTTGGCACCACTTTCTGTTCCATGTTTGTTATCTTTATCGGGATTTATATGTTGAAAGCTTTTGCCGTCATTGCGTAA
- a CDS encoding threonine/serine exporter family protein: protein MNYSDLVNTAVETGYLLVVNGGEIYRAEESMQRIFRAYGVESGEVFTIPTLIEVTVSTPDGRPITRIKRVPQRTVNLDRVEQVNALCRHIWNDKPRFSEIRAELDRIGKRPVLSFPMQTLAYALIASAFTLFYGGSLPDAGVALFCGSAIRLTTRFLERFRVNSFFVNVAASFIAAAIALVAASFNVYLSYDKMIIGSLMNLVPGIAITDFMRDIIAGDLMAGILRLTESVLVATAIAIGAGIALTASRMLLGV from the coding sequence ATGAATTACAGCGATCTGGTCAATACTGCGGTGGAAACCGGTTATCTGCTGGTTGTCAACGGCGGGGAGATCTACCGCGCCGAGGAATCCATGCAGAGGATTTTCCGCGCCTACGGAGTCGAAAGCGGCGAAGTTTTCACCATTCCCACATTGATCGAGGTGACCGTCAGCACCCCTGACGGAAGACCCATTACCCGGATCAAGCGCGTTCCGCAGCGGACGGTGAATCTGGACCGCGTGGAGCAGGTGAACGCGCTGTGCCGCCATATCTGGAACGACAAGCCGCGGTTTTCTGAAATCCGGGCCGAATTGGACCGGATTGGAAAACGTCCGGTCCTCTCGTTCCCGATGCAGACGCTCGCCTATGCGCTGATCGCGTCGGCCTTTACGCTGTTTTACGGGGGTTCCCTGCCGGACGCCGGGGTTGCCCTTTTCTGCGGCAGCGCCATCCGGCTGACCACCCGCTTTCTGGAGAGGTTTCGGGTCAATTCCTTTTTTGTCAACGTGGCGGCGAGCTTTATAGCTGCGGCGATCGCGCTCGTGGCGGCGAGCTTTAACGTATACCTGAGCTATGACAAGATGATCATCGGGTCCCTGATGAACCTGGTACCGGGCATCGCCATCACGGATTTCATGCGCGACATCATCGCGGGCGACCTGATGGCCGGAATCCTGCGCCTGACCGAGAGCGTTCTGGTCGCGACTGCCATCGCCATCGGCGCGGGCATTGCCCTCACGGCCTCACGCATGCTTTTGGGGGTGTAA
- a CDS encoding threonine/serine exporter family protein, whose amino-acid sequence MKLLWECLWAYGACVAFCFLFNIRGRTLIFSSLGGLLGWLTFSLSFPLHNDIMQYFAATVLTAAYSESMARIVKKPATEFQIVALLPLVPGGGIFYTMEYCVIGNNSMFISTGLHTLGIAGALAMGVLLVSTVVRLIHIVRTHREW is encoded by the coding sequence ATGAAACTCCTCTGGGAATGCCTGTGGGCTTACGGCGCGTGCGTTGCCTTCTGCTTCCTGTTCAACATCCGGGGGCGCACGCTGATCTTCTCTTCCCTGGGCGGTTTGCTCGGCTGGCTGACCTTTTCTCTCTCCTTTCCGCTCCATAACGACATCATGCAATATTTTGCCGCGACCGTCCTGACAGCGGCTTATTCCGAAAGCATGGCCCGCATTGTAAAAAAGCCGGCCACCGAATTTCAGATCGTTGCGCTGCTGCCTTTAGTCCCCGGAGGAGGCATTTTTTACACCATGGAATACTGCGTCATCGGCAATAATTCCATGTTCATCAGCACGGGCCTTCACACCCTGGGGATCGCGGGGGCTCTTGCGATGGGCGTTTTGCTGGTTTCCACGGTTGTCCGCCTGATTCACATTGTTCGGACGCACCGCGAATGGTGA
- a CDS encoding ammonium transporter, with protein sequence MSWAVMQTGFQNFLLTAVSAASLPSELLSSINTVWTLISAFLVFFMQAGFAMLEGGSTRSKGIANIMMKNLMDFCIGSIVFYFIGYGLMFGQSVGGLFGSSGFFGAIDHAGMTSGIPTDAFILWETVFCATAATIVSGAMAERTKFIAYCIYSAVISLVIYPVAGHWIWGGGWLAQIGFEDFAGSTVVHSIGGWAALVGAAMLGPRIGKYSKDGKPNSIPGHSIALSALGVFILWFGWFGFNPGSTLSALAVDDKGVLNIPAIGTIAMTTNIAAAAGACSAMIYTWIRHKKPSVSMSLNGAIGGLVAITAGCAYVSIEGALVIGLLAGVLVVASIEFYEKVLKIDDPAGAISCHCTCGVFGTLMVGLFDTGKGLFYGGGVRLLGVQALGVLCVAAWVLATTFVLFKVLKSTVGLRVSAEEELAGLDVSEHAEEGYPDFQQLDTIHMA encoded by the coding sequence ATGAGTTGGGCTGTCATGCAAACTGGATTTCAGAATTTTCTTTTGACTGCGGTGAGCGCAGCGTCGCTTCCTTCAGAGCTTCTGTCCTCGATTAACACGGTATGGACTCTGATCTCCGCGTTTCTGGTGTTCTTCATGCAGGCCGGTTTTGCCATGCTGGAAGGCGGATCGACCCGTTCCAAAGGGATTGCCAATATCATGATGAAAAACCTGATGGACTTCTGCATCGGTTCCATCGTATTTTATTTCATCGGCTATGGCCTGATGTTCGGCCAAAGCGTCGGCGGACTGTTCGGAAGCTCCGGCTTTTTCGGTGCGATCGATCACGCCGGAATGACATCCGGCATTCCAACGGACGCCTTCATCCTGTGGGAAACCGTCTTCTGCGCCACGGCCGCGACGATTGTCTCCGGCGCCATGGCGGAGCGCACCAAATTTATCGCTTACTGCATATACAGCGCGGTAATCTCTCTGGTCATCTACCCGGTCGCGGGTCACTGGATCTGGGGCGGCGGCTGGCTGGCTCAGATTGGCTTCGAAGATTTTGCGGGCTCCACGGTCGTCCACTCCATCGGCGGATGGGCCGCTCTGGTCGGCGCCGCAATGCTTGGGCCCCGCATCGGGAAGTACTCCAAGGATGGCAAGCCCAACAGCATCCCCGGCCACAGCATCGCCCTTTCCGCCCTCGGCGTCTTTATCCTTTGGTTTGGCTGGTTCGGATTCAACCCCGGTTCCACCCTGTCGGCACTTGCGGTCGACGACAAGGGCGTCCTCAACATCCCTGCGATCGGAACAATCGCGATGACAACCAATATCGCCGCTGCGGCAGGCGCATGCTCCGCAATGATCTACACCTGGATCCGGCATAAAAAGCCGTCCGTCAGCATGTCTCTCAACGGGGCAATTGGCGGCTTGGTCGCAATTACCGCGGGCTGCGCTTATGTCAGCATCGAAGGAGCCCTCGTGATCGGGCTGCTGGCCGGCGTACTTGTGGTCGCTTCGATCGAATTCTATGAAAAAGTCCTGAAAATCGACGACCCGGCGGGCGCCATCAGCTGCCACTGCACCTGCGGCGTCTTCGGAACCTTGATGGTCGGACTGTTCGACACCGGCAAAGGGCTGTTTTACGGCGGCGGCGTCCGTCTGCTCGGCGTGCAGGCTCTCGGCGTTCTGTGTGTCGCCGCATGGGTCCTGGCAACCACTTTCGTGCTTTTCAAGGTTTTGAAATCGACCGTCGGCCTCCGCGTCAGTGCGGAAGAAGAGCTGGCCGGTCTGGACGTGTCCGAACATGCGGAAGAAGGCTATCCCGATTTCCAGCAGCTTGATACGATCCATATGGCTTGA
- a CDS encoding HD-GYP domain-containing protein, whose translation MRYIPTLCLREGMVLARGLYGTDGSLLLQEGQSLKQSYIARISMNGFQGVYIDDKLSEEIEIKNVIDDELRNSAAKAVRDIFVQSLTSTGISQNTAENAKAIVHGIVEEIIKNRNVMVNMIDLKSYDNYTYYHSVNVGVLSIVVGVAFGMDPNSLYKLGLGALLHDIGKVFIDKNIIDKPGPLTPEEFATVKKHPALGYEYLRNANLDLPISSLVGIRQHHERLDGSGYPDGISGREIHQFSRIISIADVFDAMTSDRPYRAAMMPSEVMEFLMGGAGKLFDLEFVSLFTRKVAAFPLGTCVLLSNGLTAIVVENYEDCCLRPKVKVIRGDSAAPLYLDLKNNRKLSNLTIAGVVKI comes from the coding sequence ATGAGATATATCCCCACACTTTGTCTGCGTGAAGGCATGGTGCTTGCAAGAGGTTTATATGGAACGGACGGCAGCCTTTTGCTGCAAGAGGGACAGTCGCTGAAGCAATCCTACATCGCACGAATCTCGATGAATGGTTTCCAGGGTGTTTATATTGACGATAAGCTGTCGGAAGAGATCGAAATCAAGAACGTCATTGATGACGAGCTGAGAAACTCTGCGGCCAAAGCGGTCAGGGATATCTTTGTCCAAAGCCTGACATCGACGGGGATCAGCCAGAACACGGCTGAAAACGCAAAAGCAATCGTTCACGGCATCGTGGAAGAGATCATAAAGAACAGAAATGTCATGGTCAATATGATTGACCTGAAGTCATACGATAATTATACTTATTATCATTCCGTCAACGTCGGCGTTCTTTCCATCGTCGTGGGCGTGGCGTTCGGCATGGACCCAAATTCTCTTTACAAACTTGGGCTGGGCGCTCTTCTGCACGATATCGGCAAGGTCTTTATCGATAAGAACATCATCGATAAACCGGGCCCTCTGACCCCGGAGGAATTTGCAACGGTTAAAAAGCATCCCGCTCTGGGTTACGAGTACCTCCGAAACGCGAACCTCGACCTGCCCATCTCCTCGCTCGTCGGCATTCGGCAGCATCATGAACGGTTGGATGGAAGCGGCTACCCGGATGGGATCTCCGGCAGGGAAATTCATCAGTTCAGCCGCATCATATCAATCGCGGATGTGTTTGACGCCATGACGTCGGACCGTCCCTACAGAGCGGCCATGATGCCTTCGGAAGTGATGGAATTCCTGATGGGCGGGGCGGGAAAGCTTTTCGACCTGGAGTTCGTATCGCTGTTCACGAGAAAAGTCGCCGCGTTTCCTCTGGGCACCTGCGTCCTGCTGAGCAACGGCCTTACCGCGATTGTTGTGGAAAACTACGAGGACTGCTGTCTGCGCCCAAAGGTCAAGGTCATACGCGGTGACAGTGCCGCCCCGCTTTACCTGGATCTTAAAAACAACAGGAAATTGTCAAATCTGACCATCGCCGGTGTGGTTAAAATCTGA
- a CDS encoding GNAT family N-acetyltransferase, producing MEFRKSTESDIEEIMSIIRQAQASLRTLGVNQWQNNYPNAGSIRSDIGHGSSYVLLKNEKIAATAAISFDGEKTYDSIYEGQWIMDQAYAVIHRIAVDGKKKGFGIGSDMIKYAERLCLEKGIYSIRVDTHERNLPMRKLLQKNRFQYCGVIYLSDGSERIAFEKTLC from the coding sequence ATGGAATTCCGAAAATCCACAGAGTCCGATATAGAAGAGATCATGAGTATCATCCGGCAGGCACAAGCTTCTTTGAGAACGCTCGGGGTAAACCAGTGGCAGAACAACTATCCAAACGCCGGCAGTATCCGCAGCGATATCGGGCACGGGAGCAGTTACGTGCTGCTAAAAAATGAGAAAATTGCCGCAACCGCGGCAATTTCTTTTGACGGAGAAAAAACATACGACTCAATTTACGAAGGACAGTGGATCATGGATCAAGCCTATGCGGTGATTCACCGGATCGCTGTCGACGGCAAAAAAAAAGGGTTCGGTATCGGATCGGACATGATAAAATACGCCGAGCGGCTTTGCCTGGAAAAAGGCATATACAGCATCAGAGTGGACACGCACGAAAGGAACCTGCCCATGCGGAAGCTGCTTCAGAAAAATCGGTTTCAATACTGCGGGGTCATCTATCTGAGCGACGGCAGCGAAAGGATCGCTTTTGAGAAAACGCTGTGCTGA
- a CDS encoding DUF503 domain-containing protein — protein sequence MIIGAATVKLYAPWVHSLKQKRMVVKSIVAKARNKFNISISETGEQDTCQTIFLGIACAVGTVAQADSIMEHVIHFIEENTEAEILDIQREIR from the coding sequence ATGATCATCGGAGCGGCGACCGTCAAACTTTACGCCCCATGGGTCCATTCTCTTAAACAGAAGCGCATGGTCGTGAAAAGCATCGTTGCAAAAGCGCGGAACAAATTCAATATTTCCATCTCCGAAACCGGAGAACAGGATACCTGCCAAACCATTTTCCTGGGAATTGCCTGCGCGGTTGGAACCGTCGCACAGGCGGACAGCATAATGGAGCATGTGATCCATTTTATTGAGGAAAACACCGAGGCTGAGATTTTGGATATCCAGCGCGAAATCAGATGA
- a CDS encoding HPr family phosphocarrier protein yields MITVKILIDSIEKVKRFSSIISRENADCELVDGVRILDARSVMGIFSLNLTKPVELRIHSDDREILKKIQEFIVKEN; encoded by the coding sequence ATGATTACTGTAAAAATACTGATTGACAGCATTGAAAAGGTGAAAAGGTTTTCTTCCATTATTTCCAGAGAAAACGCGGATTGCGAGCTGGTCGATGGAGTCCGCATTCTCGATGCGAGATCCGTAATGGGCATCTTCAGCCTGAACTTGACAAAGCCTGTCGAACTGAGGATTCATTCCGACGACAGGGAGATCCTAAAGAAAATTCAGGAGTTTATTGTGAAAGAGAATTGA
- a CDS encoding methylglyoxal synthase, protein MDNEFVTFTIGKKKTIALIAHDGKKRELIDWCSKNRETLKNHSLCGTGTTARLVAETTGLPVKGYNSGPLGGDQQVGAKIVEGIINFVVFFSDPLEAQPHDPDVKALLRIAQVYDIPIANNKATADFMIHSPLMDQEYEHEVINFKQKIIDRVNDSHLMK, encoded by the coding sequence ATGGATAACGAATTCGTCACTTTTACAATTGGTAAAAAGAAGACCATCGCTTTAATCGCCCATGATGGGAAAAAGCGGGAATTGATCGATTGGTGCTCAAAGAACAGGGAAACCCTAAAAAATCACAGTTTATGCGGGACCGGGACAACCGCCAGGCTGGTCGCAGAGACGACGGGGCTTCCGGTCAAAGGGTACAACAGCGGCCCCCTGGGAGGGGACCAGCAGGTCGGCGCTAAAATTGTGGAGGGCATCATCAATTTCGTGGTGTTTTTCTCCGATCCGCTGGAGGCACAGCCGCATGATCCCGACGTGAAAGCTCTTTTGAGAATTGCGCAGGTTTATGATATTCCCATCGCAAACAACAAAGCAACCGCCGACTTTATGATCCACTCCCCTTTGATGGATCAGGAGTACGAACACGAAGTGATCAACTTTAAGCAGAAAATTATCGATCGGGTCAATGACAGCCATTTAATGAAGTAA
- the add gene encoding adenosine deaminase, producing the protein MQMDYHTVKNLPKVELHCHLDGSVSLAALESIAAEEGNPFPTDIRKFAGMVRVQPDCGSLDDYLKCFQSILPYLQSKYALSLASFDLIRQAAEENVVYMEVRFSPISCCRRGLSCEEAVGSVLEGLKKGEKIYGVKSRALLCLMRGDTEENNRLVVETAHDMKSEGVAGIDLAGSESSFPPENYRSLVRLALDYGLKATIHAGECGSAENVETSVQMGASRIGHGIALQKDTAIRRRCAKANIILEMCPVSNFQTGASTDWGAYPFELFWKEHVPISISTDNRTVSNTNLTEEYMLLGQKYRFFDYNTMLQLNLTALEHAFIPEREKEELSAKIKGAYQTDIK; encoded by the coding sequence ATGCAAATGGATTATCATACCGTAAAAAATCTTCCCAAAGTGGAACTGCATTGTCATCTCGACGGCTCGGTAAGCCTGGCCGCATTGGAGTCAATTGCGGCGGAAGAAGGAAATCCCTTTCCCACGGATATTCGGAAATTTGCCGGTATGGTCCGGGTGCAGCCGGATTGCGGCAGTCTGGACGACTATTTAAAATGCTTCCAAAGCATTCTGCCGTATCTCCAGTCAAAATACGCTTTATCCCTGGCATCGTTCGATCTGATTCGTCAGGCGGCCGAAGAGAACGTCGTTTACATGGAAGTCAGATTTTCTCCCATAAGCTGCTGCCGAAGGGGTCTGAGCTGCGAAGAGGCCGTCGGGTCAGTCCTTGAGGGCCTAAAAAAGGGAGAGAAAATTTACGGGGTGAAAAGCCGTGCGCTTTTGTGCCTTATGCGCGGCGATACGGAAGAAAACAACCGTCTGGTAGTGGAAACAGCCCACGACATGAAATCGGAGGGAGTTGCCGGGATCGATTTGGCCGGAAGTGAAAGCAGCTTTCCGCCGGAGAATTACCGTTCTCTTGTTCGCCTTGCTCTTGATTATGGATTAAAGGCCACGATACACGCCGGAGAATGCGGCAGCGCGGAAAATGTGGAAACATCCGTTCAAATGGGGGCCAGCAGAATCGGGCACGGCATTGCCCTTCAAAAGGATACGGCTATAAGAAGACGATGCGCAAAAGCAAATATTATATTGGAAATGTGCCCTGTAAGCAATTTCCAGACCGGAGCTTCAACCGATTGGGGAGCATATCCGTTTGAACTGTTTTGGAAAGAACACGTGCCGATTTCCATCAGTACGGATAACCGGACCGTATCCAATACCAACCTGACCGAAGAATACATGCTGCTGGGTCAAAAATACCGATTTTTTGATTACAATACCATGCTGCAGCTGAATCTGACAGCCCTGGAACACGCATTTATCCCGGAGCGCGAAAAAGAAGAATTATCAGCAAAAATCAAAGGTGCATATCAAACTGATATTAAATAA
- a CDS encoding phage tail tube protein, whose product MVYSVSDYKIEIGEPVTTGEPQLSAVSNVESMEMKLKGTTKAWNPMELKGWTRNMVTGKTLSFTFKGKRSYGDAGNDFVANKLTATGSGCAAVLKITFPNGDALACDGLVDITSSFGGASTDMDSMEWTYTVDGKPNYQAAEV is encoded by the coding sequence ATGGTCTATTCTGTCAGCGACTACAAAATTGAAATCGGCGAGCCAGTCACAACAGGAGAACCGCAGCTCAGTGCGGTTTCTAATGTGGAAAGCATGGAGATGAAACTCAAGGGCACTACAAAAGCATGGAATCCGATGGAACTGAAGGGCTGGACCCGAAATATGGTAACCGGCAAGACCCTGTCCTTCACCTTTAAGGGAAAGCGCAGCTACGGCGACGCCGGCAATGATTTTGTAGCGAATAAATTGACCGCAACCGGAAGCGGCTGCGCCGCTGTTTTAAAAATAACATTTCCCAACGGCGATGCGCTTGCCTGCGACGGACTGGTCGACATCACTTCCTCGTTCGGCGGCGCTTCGACCGACATGGATTCGATGGAATGGACGTATACCGTGGACGGCAAGCCGAATTACCAGGCGGCGGAGGTCTGA
- a CDS encoding Gp15 family bacteriophage protein — MSTAKRNGFDLGHDYGLIYASFAASYGIRLGLPPTRMSWEEFAVLLTNLPAESQLARAVAVRTAEGGALNALSAAQRKLRDDWYAWINSQTPAEEKAEDGKRLQDYLKSIFCERRD; from the coding sequence GTGAGCACGGCAAAAAGGAACGGGTTTGATCTGGGCCATGATTATGGCCTGATCTATGCGTCCTTCGCCGCGTCTTACGGGATTCGGCTGGGATTGCCTCCAACGCGGATGAGCTGGGAAGAATTCGCCGTCCTTTTGACGAACCTTCCGGCGGAGAGCCAGCTCGCGCGGGCAGTCGCAGTCCGCACCGCCGAAGGTGGCGCGCTCAATGCGCTTTCAGCCGCGCAGAGAAAGCTGCGGGACGATTGGTACGCCTGGATCAACAGCCAAACGCCGGCCGAGGAAAAAGCGGAGGACGGAAAACGGCTGCAGGACTATTTGAAATCAATATTTTGTGAAAGGAGGGATTAG